TGGCTATCTCCAAAGTTCTCTTCGGGTGAAGAGAGTCATACCCTGTGTCTGATGGGATTGGGAAAGAATTCTGTATTACGAGCTTCTATCAAACAATCAGTCGATACTTTTCCATAAGTACTGCTCGTAATAGGACAACTTAAAAGCAGCGATCCAGAACCAAATCCATAATTAGTCAATGTGATAGGCGTTTTGTTCCATCAGGGAAACGGTAAACTTCACGTCGTTttaactagtgatccccgatttttgaaattaatcgttcatcagctaatcgaatagttttcagcagtttgttattcgatacgattaatcgacccaaataatcgaataatcgattaatggcaacactgagagaaataattagttcgACTGATATTTCtcgtttgctagaaagccatatggaatcaaaaaaatgttcattccgcctgaaaatcaataattattcTTTACGCTTCTCTAAAGTCGTAatcgaagctcaattcgcgttgacggcattgagcttcgtttatgaACCTAagagagcgtcaaagataatgattgattttcaggataaaactgcagcggccgtactcAGAATGCCACAGAGGTTtaccaaaaaatacatggtttgGAAAGCAATTTGATCGTGCGGATCGTGTGGGAAGCGGATCACCCCACACGTAACTACGGTCAATGGGACGGTGTACCTTACGGAATGCCTCCAACAACATCAGCTTCCACTTCTGAGGCAAAACAAAGGTCGTACGATCCTGTGGCCAGATCTAGCCTCGTCCCATTAATCGAAAGATGTTTTGGAGTGGTACAAGGCTAAGAACGTCAATTTCGTGCCAAAGAATATCACACATCGGAACTGCGCCCAGCTGAGAAGTACTGGGTCATAATTAACCtattagtgcccagcgtatgaaatttaatacgcaaaaatgcccgtttttgaaaaactgtttttggtgaaactaaagtgttaagcgcattttaaatgatatcacatgacaatttaagagtgttttttttgtgtcagtgtcattttatctgtcatttttgttgttttgttgtgtattgaagcttgcaaagttcgagtttaatggagtcgcaaaagtaaacataaatttataaaagttttacctcttaaaggattcaaaattgctcaacactactagacgagtgtaaaaaatgatatctaacaaaaaatctgaagaaaattatgaaaccgcaaaaaaatctatgtttacttttgagcgtatgaaatttcatacgctgtgtAACTACGATATATTTTTCTCTCAATAGGATATATCAGCTTTCCGATAATCCGGaggagctgtacaattatctTATTGATTTGTACGAAGACGCTttcgaaaatctagtgtcaacaaatgatattgactttgtcatcgtgcccccaagcggcggagacagcgatgtggatgctggagatagtgactcggaggacggcccttccggttttggcaaacaagtgaatgtcgagagcaacattgaacgaggccaatcacaagaatgctcCTCGGGTAGCAGTAAGACGCGGAGAgccagacactgggaaaaaattACCTTAAATTCGGATGAGTGACATAAATCCAGCATGGATCGAGTTCATGCATATCAAACCTAAACACTCGAAGTCATCGGAAGTTAGGTTTGacggaataaatcatttcattaataCGAATTCAACTAGTACCCAACGGATTTGCTTGAAGTGTGATGTGGGTTTGCTCCCTTCGGAGTGCTTTTTCCGGTACCATACTCAGTGATACTAAATCcgatacactgccgttctatgcataactgtactatgttctatgcaatccctatgaaccgtgggacaattatgcgtagaacggcagtacacgaaATGGCTATTAAACCATGAAAatggttgttgaagttgaattttatgaaataaaaccgttttcttcgatattcaaatgatttccatttttgatactgtatcggctcagcgtatgaaatttcatgcgTCAGGTATCTCAACTTCCAAAGAAatccaaaccaaaatattgcgtttcccccccgtttcgggacaaacctagatggaccagaaagtttcatgacatttggatcaagttcttgtacacctgggcagtaatgggttaaGCAGACACTTCGTAAGCGTATAAGGAAGTGGAATCGGAGGAAGACATGAAGATAACATGGGTttccacacaaaaaaaagttggtcCAAACGTTGTACAAGATCTTATAACTAGAGAAAAATTTGTGCATTTGGATATGGAAAGGAAGTTGAATAAGACAAACATGACAAAAGTTGAGTaatatgtttttctttattCCCTGAAAATTTGAAGATGAACGGTTGAATTTTGCCAAATCTTttctcgtgatgcaatttgacttATCTGTTATTATCTTATCTATGAATCGAAAAACGCTCACGATGTCTATTTCACATAACACATATTACACATTATGATTAGGCAATTGCCAAAATGTATTTTGAATTGAAATGTGCATAATGAGTCCAAGAAATATGTCCCTCAGTGTTaataaattatttgtttttttctccaGACCAAGTCGAAACTACTCCCACCCATGTGGAGTCCTTTTCCGACATCCCAGAGCTATTCCAACGGTTGTGCCGACTCTGTTTCACCACTAGCGGACAGCATCAACGAGTTGTGTGATCAATTCACCGATCTAGGATTGTTCGGATTCGGTCGAAATCATTCATTTTCACAGCAACAGCACCAGAATCAGCTGGGAAGTCCCACCGGCTGCAGCAACAATGGTTACTCCAATGGACTGACCGGTTTGAGTGGATTCGGGAGTGGTGCTAATGGCGTTGGTGGTGGGAACAGAGTGAACGGAATGTATTCCGATGGTTGCGTCACGGCCAATCATCCATCACATCAgtcacatcatcatcatcagcagcagcaacagcattcGTTGCTCACTTCGAATAGTCAGCAGAACCAAAAGTATAGCAAAATTCCACCGGCAAATTATCTGTGCCATTTGTGTTTCAAGAAGGGTCACTACATTAGGGACTGTCCGCAGGTtagtcttcaaatgtttttagcTCAACTACGAATGCTTCCATTCGAACCAATTTTTTAGGCTCGACCAAAGGCCGAAGGGAAAACGCCCTACCAGGGCAAGAAACGTTGCTTCGGAGAGTATAAATGTCCAAAATGTAAGCGAAAGTGGATGTCTGGAAATTCGTGGGCGAATCATGGCCAGGAGTGCATCAAATGCCACATCAATGTGTATCCACACAAGCAGGTTAatacagtggtgaatatagagcACGAGTTTAGAAAAGATATAATTTTAATTCACTTTGCAGCGACCGCTGGAAAAACCCGATGGACTGGACGTGTCGGACCAGTCTAAAGTCCACCCGCAGCTGTTGTGCGAAAAGTGCAAAACTCTAGGTTACTACTGCAGAAGAATTCAGTAGCGATGGACCAAATCGACTGTAGTACctatagtgcaattccaaatgaaatcgaactaaaaatgcagattttcagccctattctgtattccggcGGATTTCAATTCCGTAtgaaaccgttatttcgttcgagttttaATTTTGCATTtcttatttcgaacgttttgccagtttaatgttcgaagagaaacagaacgaacgaaatgcaaaaactactcgaacggaatacagaatggaattttgtcaactcattcaaaatatttcgaatcgatcgaaatacagaataggggtgtttaaaaacttgtatttttcactcgaacgaaagtttgtattgggttggaggaaatatgagttttccacagcatttgggaatttttcgactcaagtgaaacttttgagaagggcgtatcgattttagtaagagaaatctcggataatttatatcccaaaaactatgagtcgtatcgaaatagtgtcttaaaaGGAgtaatagagtattgatgttaaaaaatataaaaaaatatactctGAGCAAagaaattagtactcttttttcatttacaaaaaaaaactttaatttgcaataactatttttgacgaactttgtgaagcatcgattttttatgaattttcgaaacaacgaatttttgtatgttaacaatcatttttagccacaaatcatgaattctgatgtggtttaaaacaaaaaagctctttatcaatctccttctaaatgcagccattctcgagatatttaaaaaacaattctaattcattgtcttttttatagtaaataggctctttgaATATGTTTGACATGTTATACGTGTGTTCACATGTTtcgaaatttaatgaatttgcttataattttcaacaacttttgcgaatacatcattatggtaaaactatatgtttaggagtgttatgggtaaagtgaccagatggccagaggtctaacgcaggacacaaaaaacaaaacgttatatatatatatatatatatacgttatgtgaacataaaccatagtttagcgagtctgaactgatcagtattatttctttctgagtatcggcactcagttgtgatttttcggtggtttagattttgtttacgcccgaaaatcactcgctcaatcaaaGCATTTACGCCTGACAAGGTCGATTTTAATTctccaattttcttcaaataaccgaatgGAGGctggaaaattccaattcatttttcattgattttagtgttaacctatgcattaaaaaaaatggactaatttcggatggcgatgaaagataatttataggaacaaattttgtttaatcttacctttattaagtctacaacgaaaatgattcaaggctgttgattcgcagcagcagcactgtcaagcaacttgatgatttttctatACTgaaagctccaccccacagcgaaggagttggacatcctgaggcactttgtgcccGCCAAATATAGCCGATCACCagatcatctctttgccgctccttaagccgggagatcgaagcaaccggtcaaacggtggagaagaatttggccaaaattgacatttttatgcggaagcggcaggcaatcacccagaaggagtagcttgaagtgctggtgaaaaacttcttccggcgaaagaagtgaaaaacttcttttcgtactcataatgaaagacgagacgtacttgatgccagaattcaacgaatggcaggggaccgggtactttacgtttcccaggtaagcgatgacgtcgaatatatcattcacatcaagttctcgaagaaggtccttctctgacagacgtgaagggaatgtccaagccgctcttctttcgagtcgtatggtgaacggggagatatatagtacgaagtgcttgccggagttgggaaggtgatgtggtctttatgccgaacctgggatcaacccattatgccaaaagatcactggaggatggagcggctggagataaacattgtcgcgaagaccaccaaccttcccaacattcccgagctgcgcccgatagaaaacagacgaccaccaaagccacgacaaggtaaaataacacgccgatatacatcttttcatcggccatggttcaggttccggccaacttccgtaagaccacccagcgcttcatttacgatacttcatcaaacaactctgcctcttcctgtcgagtgtacactagttcttccggcttatttaaaacgttaagctctgaccgagctaggggaccaaggATGAAGTTTtggtctgactcacgttggtccctgcggatcattTGGGGACTTTTATGAAAATCTTTTTCCAATTTTATTGCTTtagcttccagttgacactctctaaacaaaaagcccaatgtcggtgcgataaaaccagctcaacgtattaatctttggatgattAGAAgtgctcttgaacagtctgccaaatgaatgtttttttgaggtttatccatttaagaaaatcaacatgatcaaattgtgatattgaaatatattgatatcgcgggacattttcgtttcttttgccaaatgcgggaggtttcgcgggacggaatcttacgcgggatattttgttgaaatgcgggataGTCCGACGTCTGGGCAGTTTAATTATGGGgaatttagggggcaataattgtttatatggtggtttgacaatcTCTCTCTAAAggcaagggggctgccatacaaatgaaacacaaacttctacttaactcgagaactaatcaatggagccaaatttgggatgtgagggcttttggatacgagaaatgtttctaagaTGGTATcacaaaccccccccccctctcaggAATGGAGATGAGGTCCCATgaaaaatacacatatttcaacgaaATATATTCcaactaaacatgacaattgaaaattttcggaaaactctgaaggaaaatgggaaaatcaggaaaattcaaattcgcttatgttttacaattacatagtgacaaacgttgttagtccatttaatgtttgcgttaacgaaattgatttttgtacgaaagtggaaatggattttaatgtgataaaacacactcttatatcgtcttctatctatataaataataatggatcgccgaatgtcttgataagaacaaaactcgagaaaggtctgatttaggactgtctttattctatcatattttctgtatcaaacatttattccatgtaacggagaaacacgtcatttgcaagttgttgaaaaatcttcgagaattgtgtctgaaaataatctgatattataatgaagagttttggtagaagtaccaggaaatttatagtaaaaggtaattttcaagggtagattaaaagttcaatcaattaacagttctgcgattggacccatgaacgtgggctcaacaagaaaacgtgaatgtgataacgaaaaataaattttggacggaacgaagtttgccgtgtcagcttgtttactataaaaaagacaataatttagaaatatgtttttaagtatttcgagaatgactgcatttagaagaagactgataaagagcttttttttattttaaatcacatcaggattcataatttgtggctaaaactgattgttaacatacaaaaattcgaagtttcgaaaattcgaagtttcgaaaattcttaaaaaatcgatgttccacaaagttagtcaaaaatagttttaccatcttggactcattttttaaattttctacatgacttctattttatatgaaaacattaaaaaaaaaataaaaaatatgtgttttaggtattgcaaattaaagtttttttttgtaaataaaaaagagtactaatttttttttcactgtatatttttttcacgttttaacattaaagtgcgctacacatacagcgtcaccgtcaccgtcccgtcaactattctcttggacttattttgccgacgtcaaagttgccgtGATGGTGTAAGTGAATGCTACCATatgatttccatgggagaatgtTTGACATTTCATCACTTTACGTTGAATTActgtgacgggacgttgtatgtgtagcgcacttaatacTCTATAGCTCTTTCTAGGATACTATTTCGATacgattcatagtttttgagatatcatTTATAAAAGATTtcacttactaaaatcgatacgcccttttcaaaagttacacttgagtcaaaaaattcccgaatgctgtggaaaactcatatttcctccaacccaaacgaaatacaaactttcgttcaaatcaaaaatactcatattttgtcatttgtcgatttcatttggaattgctctatagtagatttgttttgtttcgtgTGCGAGAAACGGATGTTTAACTAAGTTGATTCAAAGTGTCTGTGTTGTGTGATCCCATCATATTCAATATAATTCATTTTCGAGAGGTCTACCAAATCGTCTTCAAAAAAGAAGTAGGTTTCGtacattaaaatattttttattcagttTCATAAAAGTTATAGAAAATGGGAACATGTGCCAAACGCCATCGACAGCGAAAAAGTAGTCAAACGCTCAGTCGGCAGTTAAAAAGGAACTAATCTGTATATAATAATGTTCTATCACGTTTTTAAATTGCTAGTATCGAACAGTGTTTTCTATCTGTGCCAAAGCATgtctataaatatctatatAGGAAGAATTTAAATTTCCCTTCTACTGGGCGTTGTGCTTGACTAAATTAAAATAAAGTGGCAGACATATAAAAATGCGAATGTGTAAACGTCTTTGAGTATCATTATCACGGGTCTTTGAGGGCCAAAATCTCTAGATGAAATCTGTCCATATGGTTCTTGACGGCATAGCTATGGATGAATTGCAGTCCACAATACTGGCAAGTGTACGGTCTGTCTCCCGTATGGACCCGACTGTGAACTTCCAGATTGTATCTAGTATAGAATCTTTTCCCGCAATTATCACACGAGAAGGGTCGATCGTTCGTATGGGTCCGGTAGTGGCGTCTCAAgcgatttctgaaaaaaaagccTTTTGAAGAGAACAATTTTCCACGAAGAAAAATCAATCCACTTACTTTGTTCTATACTTCTTCCCACACACATCACACCCGTGTTCGGCATCCTGGTGCATCAGCTCGTGCTTCTGGAGGGCAGTTTTTGACTTGAACTCTTTCCCACAAACTTTGCATCGATCCACGAGGACCGTGTTGTGGGACTCCAGATGTCTCCACAGATGCTTATACTCTTTACCACAGATGTTGCACAGCCCATAGTAAGCCTTTGGGGCACTAAGATCACGTTTCGACAGCTTCCGTACCTCGAATTGTTCATCCGATTTCGAGTCTTCGTTTTCCAATGGGTCCGACAGGGTTTCCTGATCCGATTCCGGATCGTTTTCTTCAGTCGATTCGTTCTGGTCCAAAACCACTTCGTTTAGTGACAGTAACTGGGTGAAATTGTCGTTGAATTTCTTCGACTGTTCCGACATTTCATTGACTACTACTACACCATCCTTTTGCACCAGTTCGGCATTCGATTGCTGGATTTTACCACGGAATGTCATAAAATCGTATATTTGCTTGTGGCATTCTTCACAAATCTCATGCAAGCTGTCCCCATTGGATGGCAAGATTCCCGTAAGGTGTAAAATCAAATCCGGGAGACTAGGCTCACAGGATCCAGCATGGATAGGATGCATTTTACCGCCATGGCTCAAACAAAGGCGGCAACTTCTGGCGAGTTCTGTAATTTGTGCGTGACTCAACGCCATGCCGGGCGGTTTTCGAACATCACAATAAAAGCACAAAATAATTTTGATAACAAATAGTAACAAAACTGAAGTCACACGAACAAATAAAATCTTTGGTACTAATTAACACTTAAAAacggaaatatttgaaaatcatAATAAACTAGAATTTATCTTGTCTTGGATGTAAAGTAAATAATTCACCAATCAAAACATTTGTTGTTTCTGACATAACCACAGGGCTCATCGGCGAGGGGTAGGAAATTGCAATTTTCAGATGCATAAACTCATACATAGATGACAGCACTGTATTAAAATGTTATGAAATCATTAGTGAAGCTTCTTGTGTCATACATCAGAGTTATCACAATAAAATCTTAGTTTTGGGtctaaaaaaatcttattttttccCAGTTAATTTGTATTGATATTTGTATAACATTTTTATGCTCTATTGACGAATATACGTTAGATTTGCACCCAGATGGCGCTGCGAGTAAAATGATGCTTTGTTGTTTGAAATATGTTGGTATGAAATACGTCtaaatttgttagaaaaatcCTAATTTTATGGATTCAAGTATTCTTTTCACGCTGATAAGGttaaaaaatcatcatttttcaatttggtatgtatattacgaagattttttttccaattcatttatttgtaaggctcagtcgcatgagctttgcggagccactaattcatgatttgtttatacagaatttcaacttaaatctatgtttggTAGGTTTCgatcgattactcgcggtttactcgaggttagaggggcaacaatttttgtgggacgggtcaggttagggatgaggtatcgttgtctcaaccgagagttgccgcacgcactgtagcattgtgcataatgaccagggatagcatccggtgttcgactatctgtcgagggtgggcgacggtgagatgaggggacaagacaaacaaactaataacgaaaaagaaaaaaacacaaaagcattaaattcttatactaaACCGTTTCACAAACGTAtggatcaactgcatatagcagatgtcgcgagttcccaataTTACGAAGAATGGCCtgttataagtgttgtaacattattttttatcaacaggTAAACTCAACCAACTCAAAATGATAACGTCATAATCGTCATTATCCACAGTgttcataacctgtatgcattatcaaactcaaaatttacGAAGATAATCTATGAcattggtcaaatcgcgtgttaaaACCatcataaatatacaaaactctaaatttcttaccatatactgacgacatttaatggttcaaatgaatctaaatagaaatgaaatgaataatcacgatcgaatcttgcttttaggtgcgtagaataaacaacTATCATCATTTTTGTGGTTCTgatctctaagggtgggtttagacctaggtagtgcggactgaatcaaaacggctgtccaattgaaatgtcaaaagagatccaacgatcaggagtgttatttttcttatgataatcaacactataaaaaaggtattgttatcaaaggcaaaaataattaaacttataaaatgaacgaacttcaTTTTTCCGCAATTGTTTAATTGGctattgcatctctgaaagagaatctcatattgcaaggtatcagaacctGACCGAATATCAACAAACTACGAAAAACGCTTAGTTCAAAAAACGCTTAGTATTTTAATGTGGGAGCGAAATTCGACATAGGCGAATTTTGATACGTACATACATagcaaaagtgaaatgttttggggacgtttttttttctaacgtcggtgaaaacagTTTTGCTAGTGAAGCTGGCCGAATGAAATTCGCgtaattatgatccgctagtgCTGGTTATGAATAaacggtaaagcaatctgcgcttcgtgttgatgatggacgtaatcttctgaatcaactaccggcttaattgtggagaaggcattatggtttctcacgaggtttcAGTCGCAAGCGCACTGAAGAGAGAACAGATGCATGTGATGCAATCCCTCGACGCCAGACCCTAATGTGCAATCCACAGCTCTCCTGCAAAAAGAATCGAACATGCTCCGCCAACGGATTGGATGATAGTTTTTGCTGTACAAGGACAGCACACCAGTTCGATTTAAGACAGCAGAGTATACGCAACAGCAGCAAATTTGAAGTAGAATTTAAGAAGAAATTTAAGTGCTTGTATAATTTATAACTCTGTATAATTTCATGTATATTTCTATAGTATTAGGTAAAATACAACGTACATAGTTATAGTTTAAgcgtgtgttgtgttttgtctccgatgaaacgagtccctcaatctGCCACAGTGATGTGAAGTTTcatgcgaatggaaaatccccgcTGCATCGGGCCCACGGGGGGAATTTGGTTTCTCACGCTGTGCAATCTGCATAAAGGCTGCTTTGGTATCGCGCAACGGGATTAAATAGCAGtttttacagtccactgcattAAGACGCTATAAAAATaatcctgaaaatgtgtatgaaaggtttgctacacttttggttttcaatcattcaaacatcgtacttactccacagatacgcgaatccttattcggaactagtttgtcgcctccgcaaaaatcgacccagcgcGTCTGTAAATACATTTCCGAAGGAATACGATAAAAGCTAACGCgaacattttcactcgtattcgggcagcctttcactgagtaatgcatttttaatgtccactttccctgatataatcacccttatcatagttttcgaacgaataggaaacgtacgcaaatcccatccttgttttcgtacgagccATTCGTCGTATTTTCAATTTACAGTCGTACTAGATCAAGTTATTGGTATACTACATTATCGACATCGTTGACAGTTAGGAGGTGTTTACATATCGAACGTgttaaatttataaattgattGTGCAAAATTGTTAAACGCATAAAATCTTCTGCAAGAAGAACTAGATTGGCCTATTCTAAATTGCGAATTGCCGGCTATCATACTATTAGACATACAGCCCGTGTATACCTGCACTATCCGCTATACGAATAGTCAGCTGTTCGCATTGAGAAAATCCCTGCTCTGCAACCGCCATCCGGGAGAAGCAGATGACCATATTGTGTCAAATTTTGCCATTTGGACCTGGTAAATTGAGAAAAGTCTACAATCCAAAAGGTTTCAAAGTTAACTCGAaagactatggatttgatagaaGCGAAGGTATGACAAACTATATGAACATAAACCGGACCTAAAAACGATTTTAATTGGCTTTAATCAACTTAATTAACTTTCGTCGCTCCAAGGTTCCGTCACAATTACGAGTTTACCAACCGAAACCAGCATGTTATTATGAAAAAACTTCATAAGTGCAGATGAACAACAACACCAAGATACAGCAAACGAGGAAGTGCCAAAATGGGTGTCGGCAGGACCTACTTCTCGCCTGGACACAATCGAGCTTGGTGGGT
The Toxorhynchites rutilus septentrionalis strain SRP chromosome 2, ASM2978413v1, whole genome shotgun sequence genome window above contains:
- the LOC129769818 gene encoding zinc finger CCHC domain-containing protein 24-like isoform X2, which translates into the protein MGLEGVQPRQNGSNGLYSSSLQWYYLPNVDHPNDSIQTKSKLLPPMWSPFPTSQSYSNGCADSVSPLADSINELCDQFTDLGLFGFGRNHSFSQQQHQNQLGSPTGCSNNGYSNGLTGLSGFGSGANGVGGGNRVNGMYSDGCVTANHPSHQSHHHHQQQQQHSLLTSNSQQNQKYSKIPPANYLCHLCFKKGHYIRDCPQARPKAEGKTPYQGKKRCFGEYKCPKCKRKWMSGNSWANHGQECIKCHINVYPHKQVNTRPLEKPDGLDVSDQSKVHPQLLCEKCKTLGYYCRRIQ
- the LOC129769818 gene encoding zinc finger CCHC domain-containing protein 24-like isoform X1, with translation MGLEGVQPRQNGSNGLYSSSLQWYYLPNVDHPNDSIQTKSKLLPPMWSPFPTSQSYSNGCADSVSPLADSINELCDQFTDLGLFGFGRNHSFSQQQHQNQLGSPTGCSNNGYSNGLTGLSGFGSGANGVGGGNRVNGMYSDGCVTANHPSHQSHHHHQQQQQHSLLTSNSQQNQKYSKIPPANYLCHLCFKKGHYIRDCPQARPKAEGKTPYQGKKRCFGEYKCPKCKRKWMSGNSWANHGQECIKCHINVYPHKQVNTVRPLEKPDGLDVSDQSKVHPQLLCEKCKTLGYYCRRIQ
- the LOC129769817 gene encoding zinc finger protein 510-like encodes the protein MALSHAQITELARSCRLCLSHGGKMHPIHAGSCEPSLPDLILHLTGILPSNGDSLHEICEECHKQIYDFMTFRGKIQQSNAELVQKDGVVVVNEMSEQSKKFNDNFTQLLSLNEVVLDQNESTEENDPESDQETLSDPLENEDSKSDEQFEVRKLSKRDLSAPKAYYGLCNICGKEYKHLWRHLESHNTVLVDRCKVCGKEFKSKTALQKHELMHQDAEHGCDVCGKKYRTKNRLRRHYRTHTNDRPFSCDNCGKRFYTRYNLEVHSRVHTGDRPYTCQYCGLQFIHSYAVKNHMDRFHLEILALKDP
- the LOC129769818 gene encoding zinc finger CCHC domain-containing protein 24-like isoform X3; amino-acid sequence: MGLEGVQPRQNGSNGLYSSSLQWYYLPNVDHPNDSIQTKSKLLPPMWSPFPTSQSYSNGCADSVSPLADSINELCDQFTDLGLFGFGRNHSFSQQQHQNQLGSPTGCSNNGYSNGLTGLSGFGSGANGVGGGNRVNGMYSDGCVTANHPSHQSHHHHQQQQQHSLLTSNSQQNQKYSKIPPANYLCHLCFKKGHYIRDCPQARPKAEGKTPYQGKKRCFGEYKCPKCKRKWMSGNSWANHGQECIKCHINVYPHKQRPLEKPDGLDVSDQSKVHPQLLCEKCKTLGYYCRRIQ